The following are encoded together in the Arcticibacterium luteifluviistationis genome:
- a CDS encoding FG-GAP repeat domain-containing protein codes for MRSKTGVLLAIILLPFLSNCQTEITYPETFKKTILTREFLSEGVAVADLNNDGLKDIVAGYYWFEAPNWTKHEMAPARAFNPRQEYSKSFLNFTLDVNLDGWEDVVNIDYPGTPAYWFENPKNEGGNWTKHIIGDSIGIGNESPGFIDVDADGRIDLLCGDVKTNQIIWLQAPTQTGQTAWTRHALTEEKVYGTERFSHGLGYGDINGDGIKDVVIKDGWFEGKADKSSGDWRFHLIDLGEDCSHMQVLDVNKDGRNDIVTASAHKLGIWWFEQLEDGNFKKHLMSESTSQTHSSIMVDLNGDDKKDFLTGKRYLAHNGNDPGDADAPILIWFEFTDQAPYYKEHFIDNDSGAGLNIATADMNNDFKTDIIISNKNGVFLLENDL; via the coding sequence AAAAACTATCCTTACCAGAGAGTTTCTATCTGAAGGCGTAGCTGTAGCAGATTTAAACAATGATGGTTTAAAAGATATAGTGGCTGGTTATTATTGGTTTGAAGCACCAAACTGGACCAAACATGAAATGGCTCCTGCAAGAGCATTTAACCCTAGGCAAGAATACAGTAAATCGTTTTTGAATTTTACGCTTGATGTAAATTTAGATGGTTGGGAAGATGTGGTCAATATTGACTACCCTGGTACACCAGCGTATTGGTTTGAAAATCCAAAGAATGAGGGCGGTAATTGGACAAAACACATCATTGGCGACTCTATAGGCATAGGAAATGAATCACCTGGCTTTATAGATGTAGATGCCGATGGCAGAATAGACCTACTCTGTGGAGATGTAAAAACTAATCAGATAATATGGTTACAAGCTCCTACCCAAACTGGTCAAACAGCATGGACACGCCATGCCTTAACAGAAGAAAAAGTCTACGGAACGGAGCGATTTTCTCATGGCCTTGGATATGGAGATATTAATGGTGATGGCATTAAAGATGTAGTCATTAAAGATGGCTGGTTTGAAGGGAAAGCTGATAAGTCATCTGGTGACTGGCGTTTTCATCTGATTGACTTAGGGGAAGACTGCTCACATATGCAGGTGCTTGATGTCAATAAAGATGGCCGCAACGATATAGTTACCGCTTCTGCCCACAAACTTGGAATTTGGTGGTTCGAACAGCTGGAAGATGGTAATTTCAAAAAGCATTTAATGAGTGAAAGCACTTCACAAACCCACTCCTCTATCATGGTAGACTTAAATGGTGATGATAAAAAAGACTTTTTGACTGGAAAACGGTACCTCGCACATAATGGAAACGATCCTGGAGATGCAGACGCTCCTATTTTAATATGGTTTGAATTTACCGATCAGGCTCCTTACTATAAAGAGCATTTTATTGACAATGACTCCGGTGCAGGTTTAAACATAGCCACGGCAGATATGAATAATGATTTCAAAACAGATATCATTATTTCCAATAAAAACGGCGTGTTCTTACTGGAGAACGATTTGTAA
- a CDS encoding NAD(P)H-hydrate dehydratase — protein MKHLKQILTSEQTREADKQVIDSQSISSLELMERASTVFIDSIKDEISKSDKICICCGTGNNGGDGLAVSRILQSEGYQVATFLIKINDNLSKDCQANFDRLENVKIINSKEDLPHFAEIDIIIDAIFGSGLTRPIEGLAAEVVQAINFSKKKVLSIDVPSGMYADKLSDSEIIVKSYLTVSFQRPKLSFFFPENSIYLNKWMVADIGLDENYIQSLSSSYFLLDKSIENWAKSRQRFSHKGTYGHALIIAGSYGKMGAAVLASKACLRSGVGLISTYVPKVGYNIMQTSIPEAMCLTDECEHFITRIPSISIYNAIGIGPGIGQNPESKEALELLLKNANQPLVIDADAINILAGDEKLKKLIPDNSVLTPHPKELERLVGSWKNSEERLQKQIEFAKKHTCIVVLKDAYTSICDTNGNIYFNTSGNAGMATGGSGDVLTGIITGLLAQSYDPLFAALIGVYFHGKAGDDAAKIKGQNALIASDIIEHLRIGE, from the coding sequence TTGAAGCATTTAAAACAAATATTAACTTCTGAACAAACCAGAGAAGCCGACAAACAAGTCATTGATAGTCAGTCAATTTCATCTTTAGAATTGATGGAAAGGGCATCGACGGTTTTCATCGATTCCATTAAAGACGAGATTTCAAAATCTGATAAAATCTGCATATGTTGTGGTACAGGAAATAATGGCGGAGATGGCCTAGCTGTTTCAAGAATATTGCAATCTGAAGGTTATCAAGTGGCGACTTTTTTGATAAAAATCAACGACAACCTTTCTAAGGATTGTCAGGCAAATTTTGACCGTCTGGAAAATGTCAAGATAATAAACAGTAAAGAAGACCTTCCCCATTTTGCTGAAATCGATATTATCATTGATGCTATTTTTGGTTCTGGACTTACAAGACCTATAGAAGGATTGGCTGCTGAGGTGGTTCAAGCAATAAATTTTTCAAAGAAAAAAGTCCTTTCTATTGACGTTCCTTCGGGAATGTATGCCGACAAACTTTCAGATTCTGAAATTATTGTCAAATCTTATTTGACCGTTTCTTTTCAAAGGCCAAAGCTGTCTTTCTTTTTCCCAGAAAATTCAATTTACTTAAATAAATGGATGGTAGCGGACATTGGTTTGGATGAGAATTATATCCAATCTCTTAGTTCCTCCTATTTTCTTTTAGACAAAAGCATTGAGAATTGGGCAAAAAGCCGTCAAAGATTCTCACACAAAGGCACTTATGGGCACGCTTTAATCATAGCTGGTTCGTACGGGAAAATGGGTGCAGCCGTTTTGGCATCAAAGGCTTGTTTGCGAAGTGGTGTAGGGCTTATAAGCACCTATGTTCCAAAAGTGGGATATAATATTATGCAAACCTCCATTCCTGAAGCCATGTGTTTAACAGATGAATGCGAGCACTTTATTACTAGAATTCCCTCCATTTCAATTTATAATGCTATTGGGATTGGTCCAGGAATTGGTCAAAATCCTGAAAGCAAAGAAGCTTTAGAATTATTATTGAAAAATGCAAACCAACCCTTAGTGATAGATGCAGACGCCATCAATATTTTAGCGGGCGACGAAAAGCTAAAAAAACTAATTCCCGATAATAGTGTTTTGACACCCCATCCCAAGGAATTGGAAAGATTAGTGGGTTCATGGAAAAACAGTGAAGAGCGATTACAAAAGCAGATTGAATTTGCCAAGAAACATACCTGTATTGTAGTCCTCAAAGATGCTTACACATCCATTTGCGACACCAATGGAAACATTTACTTCAATACTTCAGGAAATGCCGGAATGGCCACTGGAGGAAGTGGTGATGTATTAACAGGAATAATTACAGGCCTTTTAGCTCAAAGTTACGATCCCCTCTTCGCAGCCTTAATTGGGGTTTATTTCCACGGCAAGGCAGGGGATGACGCAGCCAAGATAAAAGGACAAAATGCATTGATTGCTTCAGATATAATAGAACACCTACGCATAGGAGAATGA
- a CDS encoding DUF6503 family protein, with protein sequence MKDLGQRNIVFNSFLLLILLAAFSCNSKITGEAILNKSIEFHDPENEWNSLKQKLKISSNFVYPDSSFYQLEIGLDNQNQRVMYSNNTLGQQVEFQKDSCTIISGNRNCEQLKWTHGFYHFIPGLPMTLKGNDAKIAPNAVDTTFHGLSCHKIQVDFEKEKWHFYISKENYRLIGYDFNKNFEAKSEEILGENLYEIGNMKLIKSRSWWITTDSLIYSGKDEIIGNSPWL encoded by the coding sequence ATGAAAGATTTAGGTCAAAGGAACATTGTATTTAACAGTTTTTTATTGCTGATACTTTTAGCGGCTTTTTCATGCAATTCCAAAATCACCGGAGAAGCTATATTGAACAAAAGTATTGAATTTCATGACCCTGAAAATGAGTGGAATTCATTGAAGCAAAAACTCAAAATTTCTAGCAATTTCGTTTATCCAGACTCCTCTTTTTATCAACTAGAAATAGGACTTGACAACCAAAATCAAAGAGTAATGTATTCAAATAACACTCTTGGCCAACAAGTAGAATTTCAAAAAGACAGCTGTACCATTATTTCGGGCAATAGAAACTGTGAACAACTAAAATGGACGCATGGCTTTTATCATTTCATCCCAGGTTTACCTATGACTTTAAAGGGCAATGATGCCAAAATAGCTCCTAATGCTGTTGACACCACTTTTCACGGGCTTTCATGTCATAAAATTCAAGTCGATTTTGAAAAAGAGAAATGGCACTTTTATATTTCTAAGGAAAACTATCGATTGATTGGGTACGACTTCAATAAGAATTTTGAAGCTAAATCGGAAGAGATTCTTGGCGAAAACCTTTACGAAATCGGCAACATGAAATTAATTAAATCAAGGTCTTGGTGGATTACCACAGATAGCCTTATCTATTCCGGTAAAGATGAGATTATAGGAAATTCTCCATGGCTGTAG
- a CDS encoding ThuA domain-containing protein, which produces MRLKISSFLALGLFAFCGVSNAQSLPEVPLTDSWLQEIKSKAPSQLTYPTSEKRKVLVFSLHTGFKHWVIPHTEAMIRILSEKSGGFEMTYTYDISALNKKNLKQYDAVVMNNNCSVGDHRDMFWDVLKNEAGLDSAAAMKKAHKMEKDFIKYVKKGGGIMSLHGGIVMQNKSMAFSEMMGGSFEYHPKQQDIDVELVDANHPLVAAFNGKGFTHKDEPYVFNNAYTKKNFKPLLYFEAAKIEGLRNPNGDAIRYVSWIKNHGKGRVFYSSPSHNAQSFTPELLQFFLDGLQYAVGDVDCDASPMGK; this is translated from the coding sequence ATGAGATTAAAAATATCATCTTTTCTTGCACTTGGTCTATTTGCATTTTGTGGCGTTTCAAATGCCCAAAGCTTACCAGAAGTACCTTTAACGGACTCATGGCTTCAGGAAATTAAAAGTAAAGCCCCTAGTCAATTGACTTATCCCACTTCTGAAAAAAGGAAGGTCTTAGTTTTTTCACTACATACTGGTTTTAAACATTGGGTCATTCCTCATACAGAGGCTATGATTAGAATATTGAGCGAAAAGTCTGGTGGTTTTGAAATGACATATACTTATGATATTTCTGCACTAAATAAGAAAAATCTAAAGCAATACGATGCAGTGGTTATGAATAATAACTGTAGTGTGGGTGACCACCGAGACATGTTTTGGGATGTGCTTAAAAATGAAGCTGGTTTAGACTCAGCCGCTGCTATGAAAAAAGCACATAAAATGGAGAAAGACTTTATTAAATATGTGAAAAAAGGTGGTGGTATCATGAGTTTGCACGGCGGTATAGTAATGCAGAATAAGTCTATGGCTTTTAGCGAGATGATGGGCGGAAGTTTTGAATATCACCCAAAGCAACAGGATATAGATGTAGAATTAGTAGATGCTAACCACCCCTTGGTAGCTGCATTTAATGGCAAAGGTTTTACGCATAAAGATGAGCCTTACGTTTTCAATAATGCATATACCAAAAAGAACTTCAAACCACTTCTTTATTTTGAAGCTGCCAAAATAGAAGGCTTAAGAAATCCTAACGGAGATGCTATTCGTTACGTTTCTTGGATTAAAAATCATGGAAAAGGACGTGTATTTTATTCTTCTCCATCGCATAATGCTCAAAGCTTTACGCCAGAATTATTGCAATTTTTCTTAGATGGCCTACAGTATGCTGTAGGTGATGTGGATTGCGATGCTTCGCCAATGGGGAAATAA